A portion of the Streptomyces platensis genome contains these proteins:
- a CDS encoding glycerophosphodiester phosphodiesterase: MHKGQQPGRRTVLGAAALGAGAAVFGAAGQASAAGRAGVPQELPVPLIVGHRGASGYRPEHTFGSYQLALDMGADVIEQDLVPTKDGHLVCRHENDITATTDVSAHPEFADRKTTKTVDGVKLTGWFTEDFTLAELKTLRAKERIPGTRQHNTLYDGVWEVPTFEEVLRWAEREGRKRGRRVWLHIETKHPTYFRKLGLGLEERLAKALRAHGRHRKNSPNFLQSFEPSSIQRLDKLVDCPKVVLLSTLDSRPWDFTEAGDPRKVADLVKPEGLKWLAGFAQGIGPDLTVIIPRDKDGKLGEPTSVVKDAHAAGLVLHPYTVRNENSFLPADYRRGTDPNAYGDALGVFKAYLGTGIDGLFSDNPDTALLAAAEFRKR, encoded by the coding sequence ATGCACAAGGGCCAGCAGCCGGGACGGCGGACGGTACTGGGGGCCGCGGCCCTCGGCGCGGGAGCGGCGGTGTTCGGCGCAGCCGGCCAGGCGAGCGCGGCCGGCCGGGCCGGGGTGCCCCAGGAGCTGCCGGTACCGCTGATCGTCGGTCACCGCGGCGCCAGCGGCTACCGCCCCGAGCACACCTTCGGCTCCTACCAACTCGCCCTGGACATGGGCGCGGACGTCATCGAGCAGGACCTCGTCCCCACCAAGGACGGGCATCTGGTCTGCCGCCACGAGAACGACATCACCGCCACCACCGATGTCTCCGCGCACCCCGAGTTCGCGGACCGCAAGACCACCAAGACCGTCGACGGGGTGAAGCTGACCGGCTGGTTCACCGAGGACTTCACGCTCGCCGAACTCAAGACGCTGCGCGCCAAGGAGCGCATACCGGGCACCCGGCAGCACAACACCCTCTACGACGGGGTGTGGGAGGTGCCGACCTTCGAGGAGGTGCTGCGCTGGGCCGAGCGCGAGGGCCGCAAGCGGGGCCGCCGCGTCTGGCTGCACATCGAGACCAAGCACCCCACGTACTTCCGCAAGCTGGGCCTTGGCCTGGAGGAGCGGCTGGCCAAGGCGCTGCGCGCGCACGGCCGGCACCGTAAGAACTCCCCGAACTTCCTTCAGTCCTTCGAGCCCAGCAGCATCCAGCGCCTGGACAAGCTCGTCGACTGCCCCAAGGTCGTGCTGCTCTCCACGCTCGACTCCCGGCCCTGGGACTTCACCGAGGCGGGCGACCCGCGCAAGGTCGCCGATCTGGTCAAGCCCGAGGGCCTGAAGTGGCTCGCCGGCTTCGCCCAGGGCATCGGACCGGACCTGACCGTGATCATCCCGCGGGACAAGGACGGCAAGCTCGGCGAGCCCACGTCCGTTGTCAAGGACGCACACGCCGCCGGACTGGTCCTGCACCCGTATACGGTCCGCAACGAGAACAGCTTCCTGCCGGCCGACTACCGCCGCGGCACCGACCCGAACG
- a CDS encoding lysophospholipid acyltransferase family protein — translation MSRIVLKAILGFVMRVLYRPKVEGMERIPATGPVILAGNHVTFIDSLFLSLVVKRPVYFIGKDEYVTGKGVKGRLMAWFFTSAGMIPVDRDGGHGGVAALMTGRRILEEGSVFGIYPEGTRSPDGRLYRGRTGIARLTLMTGAPVVPFAMIGTDKVQPGGKGRPHIAPVTVRFGEPLDFSRYDGMDRDRYVLRAVTDEVMSDVMELSGQEYVDIYATKARAA, via the coding sequence TTGTCCCGCATTGTGCTGAAGGCGATTCTCGGATTCGTCATGCGTGTCCTCTACCGCCCGAAGGTCGAGGGCATGGAGCGCATTCCGGCGACCGGGCCGGTGATCCTGGCCGGTAATCACGTCACCTTCATCGACTCGCTGTTCCTGAGCCTGGTGGTCAAGCGCCCGGTGTACTTCATCGGCAAGGACGAGTACGTCACCGGCAAGGGCGTCAAGGGCCGGCTGATGGCCTGGTTCTTCACCAGCGCCGGCATGATCCCGGTGGACCGCGACGGTGGGCACGGCGGGGTCGCGGCGCTGATGACCGGCCGCCGGATCCTGGAGGAGGGCAGCGTCTTCGGCATCTACCCGGAGGGCACCCGCTCCCCCGACGGCCGTCTCTACCGCGGGCGTACCGGCATCGCCCGGCTCACCCTGATGACCGGTGCGCCGGTCGTCCCGTTCGCGATGATCGGCACGGACAAGGTGCAGCCCGGCGGCAAGGGCCGCCCGCACATCGCGCCGGTGACGGTGCGCTTCGGTGAGCCGCTGGACTTCTCCCGCTACGACGGTATGGACCGTGACCGCTATGTCCTGCGGGCCGTCACCGACGAGGTGATGAGCGATGTGATGGAGCTGTCCGGCCAGGAGTACGTCGACATCTACGCCACCAAGGCCAGGGCCGCCTGA